The region CGTAGTCGTCTGTTTGCCGTCCGCTCGGAATCCTGCCGAGAATCCGGCGGGTGTGCAATCCGCCGCCAATCAAATTTGTGATTGCCGATGGGACCGTGCGGGTTCGAAGGACCGTTGGAGGCGCGCGGTGAACGTTAATGTAGGTGTGCCCGCGGCAATTTGTAGTCGCTGAAAGCGAAAGGGCCCGGCGTGTTCCGCCGGGCCCTTTCGGGATCGTAGAAGCTGGATGGGAGGTCGGCTTACTTGCCGAACTTGCCATAGAGGGACTGGTAGGGCGCGGCGGCCGTCTTGGCCATATCGGCCACGATCTCGCCGAAACGCGTCACCTGCCCGATGTAGCCCTGGTAGGCCGTACGGACGTAGTCCTGCTGGACCGCCACGACGGCGTCCACGCTCTTGGCCGAAGCCATCTTCTCGAAGGCGGCAGTGCCGGCCTCAAAGCTGCGCTTGCCGTAGTCCGCCGCCTCGCTGGCGATGGTCTGGAAGCCCTTGGCGACGGCATCGGCGGCCTTCATGGCGACGTCCATGTTGTCCTTGCCGAAACCCTGCATTGAATCGAAGGCGTTGCTCATACGCGGTTGTCCTTGTCCCTGGGCGCCGGAAATCGGCGGTTTCCCTTGTGACAGGACATATGTGCACTGCAACATTTAATGTCAAATGAATTTGTGCAGCGCACAATAATCGTGGCGAAAAAGCCCGCGGACTGTGACCCAAATGCGCTTTACGGAAATGTAAGGGGCCTTCCATACTGTCGAAATTCGTGATGGCCGGCAGGGCGTAAGGGACGACGCCCGAAATGACAGTGTCGGCATTCTCGGTGAAGCCGCGTTTGCGGCACGGGGCATACCCCAGTCGAAGAATGCGCTGCGGCACGGTCTCAGCCGGTTTGTATTGAGTTCAGGCGGATACCGGCGCTGGGCACGCCGGTAAGGTGCGGAGCGAGTAGCTATGCTGAAGCGCAGAGGAGCGCTTCCGCGATTCAAGCGTGGTTTCCCGGTTCCGGGAATCAAGGCGCTGATAGTCGCGGTTGCCATGATTGTGGGATGGGGTGCGGTCAGCGCGCCCGCGATTGCTGCCGTCCCGAACTCCGCCATCGTCGTCGACGCCAAGACCGGCAAGGTGCTCTACGGATCCAACGTGGATGCGCAGCGCCACCCGGCCTCGCTCACCAAGATGATGACCCTTTACCTCCTGTTTGACGCGCTCGCGCAGGGCAGGACAAGCCTCGACGCCCGCATGCCGGTTTCGGCTTACGCCGCAGCGCAGGCGCCCTCGAAGCTTGGCATGAAGCCCGGCAGCTCGATCAGCGTCCGTGACGCAATCCTCGCCCTCGTGACCAAGTCGGCCAACGACGTGGCCGTAGTCATCGCCGAATACATCGGCGGCACCGAGAAGACATTCGCCCAGCGCATGACCAAACAGGCGCGCGCGCTCGGCATGACGAAGTC is a window of Pirellulales bacterium DNA encoding:
- a CDS encoding phasin family protein is translated as MSNAFDSMQGFGKDNMDVAMKAADAVAKGFQTIASEAADYGKRSFEAGTAAFEKMASAKSVDAVVAVQQDYVRTAYQGYIGQVTRFGEIVADMAKTAAAPYQSLYGKFGK
- a CDS encoding serine hydrolase; this encodes MLKRRGALPRFKRGFPVPGIKALIVAVAMIVGWGAVSAPAIAAVPNSAIVVDAKTGKVLYGSNVDAQRHPASLTKMMTLYLLFDALAQGRTSLDARMPVSAYAAAQAPSKLGMKPGSSISVRDAILALVTKSANDVAVVIAEYIGGTEKTFAQRMTKQARALGMTKS